A part of Aegilops tauschii subsp. strangulata cultivar AL8/78 chromosome 2, Aet v6.0, whole genome shotgun sequence genomic DNA contains:
- the LOC109756986 gene encoding uncharacterized protein has product MATAGNSKAPSGENPSLGGELYQAAISLHKSIRRIGAKGDMMFEIGRLDAAHRVTLFELRSEMFELSEKIRHVMPDAFRIEAKGEMDTGGRSSKRSNAADLEELRHVASLMRTTKEAERKELLDLLAKEKGLFAGKAGNLPESIRKILLKFRNFVGDINSVFEAEQTRKEAAAVLTLGFRLQFFSKQIHELWQEMCKLQSLFSPENKDVMRTMIVLKNEYLPRICKLQWIAKRISMLQQVDPDFDSKVKLMMIQLKSESFLSAMEEVEREHICKSSMEEEERRFAAYRMNWDRIWGHDKDFEDQTLLSPMLYTHCTPRRIPIEALAGSTLQIYSIKISATKNLTLPVEVYGVVAARDTADRHRNPIFLRRSNYCQKLEENDSFLCLDGPVRAIVSMGTVYFEIQLKVKGASESEDKALISTYFFYNGDSSGGHVAKNDFCTVEFCWEQLRQSVQATILSVLVTSVDGKLPFPHGGRVVCSSQPQDGNEDIAGLSSRQVVLVDSEGGRMPIAEHGYLELSREVVSVELNGKLKVLIEAYSTTQSAESAQVILITPKKSNITKVACSLYAGGPKVEITVAWSLIPSKMLN; this is encoded by the exons ATGGCGACGGCAGGGAATTCGAAGGCGCCGAGTGGCGAGAATCCGTCCTTAGGCGGGGAGCTCTATCAGGCTGCAATCTCTCTGCATAAGAGTATCAGGCGGATCGGGGCCAAGGGGGACATGATGTTCGAGATTGGTCGTCTTGACGCCGCGCATCGCGTAACTCTGTTTGAGTTGAGATCGGAGATGTTCGAGCTGTCGGAAAAGATCAGGCACGTGATGCCCGACGCCTTTCGTATTGAAGCTAAAGGTGAGATGGACACTGGTGGGAGGTCGTCGAAGCGAAGTAATGCTGCGGATCTCGAGGAACTTCGTCATGTGGCATCACTGATGCGGACAACCAAAGAAGCAGAAAGAAAGGAGCTGCTCGATCTGTTAGCAAAGGAGAAGGGGTTGTTCGCTGGCAAGGCAGGCAATCTACCCGAATCGATTAGGAAGATCCTGCTGAAATTCAGAAATTTTGTCGGTGACATCAATTCAGTATTTGAAGCGGAACAGACCCGAAAGGAGGCAGCGGCAGTGCTAACCTTGGGCTTCAGGCTACAGTTCTTCTCCAAGCAGATCCATGAGCTGTGGCAAGAGATGTGCAAGTTGCAGAGTTTGTTCTCGCCAGAGAACAAAGATGTCATGAGAACAATGATCGTTTTGAAGAATGAGTACCTGCCCCGGATCTGCAAGTTGCAATGGATTGCTAAACGTATCAGCATGCTGCAGCAAGTGGACCCGGATTTTGATTCCAAGGTGAAATTGATGATGATACAGTTGAAATCTGAATCTTTCTTATCAGCTATGGAGGAGGTGGAGAGGGAACACATATGCAAATCttccatggaggaggaggagaggaggttTGCTGCCTACCGTATGAACTGGGACCGTATATGGGGGCACGACAAGGACTTTGAAGACCAGA CGCTTTTGAGCCCCATGCTCTATACACATTGCACACCGCGCCGCATCCCAATTGAAGCTCTAGCCGGGAGTACCTTACAGATCTATTCCATTAAAATCTCGGCAACAAAAAATCTCACATTGCCAGTGGAGGTGTATGGAGTGGTAGCAGCCCGAGATACTGCGGACCGTCACCGCAACCCTATATTCCTTCGCAGAAGTAACTACTGCCAAAAACTGGAAGAAAAT GATTCCTTTTTGTGCCTGGATGGCCCGGTTCGTGCGATTGTGTCCATGGGCACTGTGTACTTTGAAATTCAACTAAAAGTAAAGGGCGCATCAGAATCTGAAGATAAAGCATTGATCAGTACTTATTTCTTCTACAATGGTGACAGTTCCGGTGGGCATGTGGCTAAGAACGACTTCTGCACAGTGGAGTTTTGCTGGGAGCAACTTCGGCAGTCAGTGCAGGCTACTATCCTGAGTGTGCTTGTTACATCTGTAGatggaaaattgccttttccgcATGGTGGCAGAGTTGTTTGCTCTTCACAACCTCAGGATGGTAATGAAGATATTGCTGGGCTCTCATCCAGGCAAGTTGTGTTGGTTGATTCAGAAGGTGGAAGAATGCCAATTGCTGAACATGGCTATCTTGAGCTGTCAAGAGAAGTAGTTTCTGTGGAATTGAATGGAAAGTTAAAAGTCCTTATAGAGGCCTATTCGACAACACAATCTGCTGAGAGTGCTCAAGTCATCTTAATAACACCAAAAAAATCCAACATAACTAAAGTTGCATGTAGCCTATATGCTGGTGGCCCTAAGGTGGAGATTACTGTTGCTTGGTCCCTCATTCCGTCGAAGATGCTTAATTGA